A stretch of the Actinoalloteichus fjordicus genome encodes the following:
- a CDS encoding SOS response-associated peptidase, which yields MCGRYAITKDPARLAAEFDAVDGTDGAYEGPDHNVTPTRMVPIIVERMPADGGAARRTVRLVRWGLVPPWAKDPADGPPMINARAETITEKPAYRDAASRRRCLVPADGWYEWKPTAERKQPYFAAHEDERTLAMAAVFSVWWRPPSEPGAEPTPLVTAAVVTTDALGETADIHHRMPLVLPRHAWSDWLDPARSAVPELLAAPDEDLVARIRVRPVSPAVNNMRNNGPELMERIELLDSGAPPTLFDAP from the coding sequence ATGTGCGGCCGGTACGCGATCACCAAGGACCCGGCGCGACTCGCCGCCGAGTTCGACGCGGTCGACGGGACCGACGGTGCCTATGAGGGGCCTGATCACAACGTCACCCCCACCCGGATGGTGCCGATCATCGTGGAACGGATGCCCGCCGACGGCGGTGCGGCCCGCCGCACCGTGCGACTGGTCCGGTGGGGACTGGTACCGCCGTGGGCCAAGGACCCGGCAGACGGTCCGCCCATGATCAACGCCAGGGCCGAGACGATCACCGAGAAGCCCGCCTACCGCGATGCCGCCTCCCGGCGACGCTGCCTGGTGCCCGCCGACGGCTGGTACGAGTGGAAGCCGACCGCCGAGCGGAAGCAGCCCTATTTCGCGGCCCATGAAGACGAGCGGACCCTCGCGATGGCCGCGGTGTTCTCGGTGTGGTGGCGCCCGCCGAGCGAACCCGGCGCGGAGCCCACCCCGCTGGTGACCGCCGCCGTGGTCACCACCGATGCCCTGGGCGAGACGGCGGACATCCACCACCGGATGCCGCTGGTGCTCCCGCGACATGCCTGGTCCGACTGGCTTGATCCCGCGAGATCCGCCGTGCCCGAACTGCTGGCCGCGCCCGATGAGGACCTGGTGGCCCGCATCCGGGTCCGCCCGGTGTCGCCTGCGGTGAACAACATGCGCAACAACGGTCCCGAACTGATGGAACGCATCGAGCTGCTCGACTCCGGTGCGCCCCCGACGCTCTTCGACGCGCCGTGA
- a CDS encoding SOS response-associated peptidase, with the protein MCGRFASIKDSTQLANEFEAVDGTRGQVVEPDYNIPPTHAVLTVVARHPRDDDGMPDPTRTVRSIRVMRWGLVPRWAKDPAIGSRMFNARVETVADKPAFRGSAAHYRCLIPADGWYEWRREEGRKWPFYLTSIDRESLAMAGIWSVWRDPAGDPDGPPLSTCAVLTTPSVGEPAEVHDRMPLVLPRKAWRPWLDPDVDLGASEVSSLLSPPGPDVLGRIEVRPVSPAVNHVRNNGPGLVERFDPISLPPALDISGLLSKS; encoded by the coding sequence ATGTGCGGAAGATTCGCCTCGATCAAGGACTCGACGCAGTTGGCGAACGAGTTCGAGGCAGTAGACGGAACACGAGGTCAGGTCGTCGAGCCGGATTACAACATCCCGCCGACCCATGCGGTGTTAACGGTCGTCGCTCGGCATCCCAGAGATGACGACGGGATGCCTGATCCGACGCGTACCGTGCGATCGATCAGAGTGATGCGGTGGGGACTCGTCCCGCGTTGGGCGAAGGACCCGGCCATCGGATCGCGGATGTTCAACGCCAGAGTCGAGACCGTCGCGGACAAGCCTGCCTTCCGAGGATCGGCGGCGCATTACCGCTGTCTGATCCCGGCCGACGGCTGGTACGAGTGGCGACGGGAGGAAGGGCGCAAATGGCCCTTCTATCTGACCAGCATCGACAGGGAGAGCCTCGCGATGGCAGGCATCTGGTCGGTATGGCGTGACCCCGCAGGCGATCCGGACGGCCCGCCGCTGTCCACCTGTGCGGTGCTCACCACACCCTCGGTCGGCGAACCCGCCGAGGTGCACGATCGGATGCCGCTGGTCCTGCCGCGCAAGGCGTGGAGACCCTGGCTCGATCCCGACGTCGACCTCGGCGCGAGCGAGGTCAGCTCGCTGTTGTCCCCGCCAGGACCCGATGTCCTCGGCCGCATCGAGGTGCGCCCGGTGTCCCCGGCGGTGAACCACGTTCGTAACAACGGCCCCGGCCTGGTAGAGCGCTTCGACCCGATCTCCCTCCCGCCCGCCCTCGACATCTCCGGCCTCTTGAGCAAGAGTTGA